In the candidate division WOR-3 bacterium genome, one interval contains:
- the rplK gene encoding 50S ribosomal protein L11, whose protein sequence is MAKKVVAVVRLQVPAGQATPAPPVGPALGQHGVNIMEFCKAFNAATKNQPPGIITPVLLTVYSDRSFTFVVKTPPASVLLKQAAGLAKGSGEPNRTKVGTVTRSAIREIALKKMPDLNAKDIESAMKIIEGTARQMGLTVVEDK, encoded by the coding sequence ATGGCGAAAAAAGTTGTCGCTGTAGTTAGACTTCAGGTCCCGGCGGGTCAAGCTACTCCGGCACCTCCGGTCGGCCCTGCTTTAGGACAGCATGGCGTAAATATTATGGAATTCTGCAAAGCTTTTAATGCGGCAACCAAAAATCAACCACCAGGTATTATTACCCCGGTGCTTTTGACAGTTTATTCGGACCGAAGTTTTACTTTTGTGGTCAAAACACCACCGGCGTCTGTCTTATTAAAACAGGCCGCAGGTCTAGCCAAAGGGTCAGGTGAACCTAATCGGACAAAAGTAGGAACTGTCACCCGAAGCGCAATTCGAGAAATTGCACTAAAAAAAATGCCAGATTTGAATGCAAAGGATATTGAATCAGCAATGAAAATAATTGAAGGCACGGCAAGACAAATGGGGTTAACCGTAGTGGAGGATAAATGA
- the rplJ gene encoding 50S ribosomal protein L10, whose product MPSQEKILKVEGLKKLVYEAKGIYFADCSRLKASDITQLRKKLHSMQMNLKVVKNRLALRALNELGIEGIDEFFTGPTALIFSYEDALVPAKVLKEFIKKNSDLKVKGAYVENGIYSKEKFDFLASLPTKSELRAQVILVLTQPVQELVFILESLLRQLIGSLEALSQKRTIDSSESHMATNSESADPTTTEQQS is encoded by the coding sequence ATGCCGTCACAGGAAAAAATATTAAAAGTAGAAGGTCTAAAAAAGTTAGTTTATGAAGCAAAAGGTATTTATTTTGCGGATTGTAGTAGACTAAAGGCTTCTGATATTACTCAACTTCGCAAGAAGTTACATTCTATGCAAATGAATCTGAAGGTCGTTAAAAATCGATTGGCGCTTCGAGCACTTAATGAATTAGGCATTGAAGGTATTGATGAATTTTTTACTGGACCAACGGCGCTAATCTTTTCTTATGAAGATGCTTTGGTTCCGGCAAAAGTATTAAAGGAATTTATAAAGAAAAATAGTGATTTGAAAGTAAAAGGTGCTTATGTTGAAAACGGTATCTATTCCAAAGAGAAATTCGACTTTCTGGCAAGTTTGCCAACGAAATCAGAATTACGGGCTCAAGTCATCTTGGTATTGACGCAACCAGTACAGGAATTAGTGTTTATTTTAGAAAGCCTATTAAGGCAACTGATTGGTAGTTTAGAAGCATTGTCGCAGAAACGAACCATTGATTCGTCCGAATCACATATGGCGACTAACTCGGAAAGTGCCGATCCAACAACTACAGAACAACAAAGTTAA
- a CDS encoding phosphatase PAP2 family protein, producing MFVCLITLWADNIDQSLYNTIHNNWRSPTMDRVMEFTEYASSPMALATSNLAVFYFGGEKEQKVAKLAVTSWVSASITGVILKGIFNRQRPENQSTSRWNSSFPSGHTLSYFSLATVYSAKYHKLAIPLYSFGVIIGLSRIYLGEHYPSDVLAGAMLGVGFGYLTLKLEKELKKLPFFGVSQH from the coding sequence TTGTTTGTTTGCTTAATAACCCTTTGGGCGGACAACATTGACCAATCATTATATAATACGATACATAACAACTGGCGCTCTCCAACAATGGATAGGGTGATGGAATTTACTGAATATGCATCAAGCCCAATGGCACTGGCAACAAGTAATTTGGCGGTCTTTTATTTTGGTGGCGAAAAAGAACAAAAAGTTGCCAAGTTAGCAGTAACATCTTGGGTCAGTGCCTCGATTACCGGTGTTATCTTAAAGGGAATTTTTAATCGGCAAAGACCAGAAAATCAATCGACTTCACGATGGAACTCGTCGTTTCCTTCAGGTCATACTCTTAGTTATTTCTCATTGGCAACAGTCTATAGTGCTAAATATCATAAATTAGCCATTCCATTATATAGTTTTGGAGTAATCATAGGGCTTTCCCGAATCTATTTAGGAGAACATTATCCGTCGGATGTTTTAGCAGGTGCAATGTTAGGTGTTGGTTTTGGCTATTTGACTTTGAAATTAGAGAAAGAACTCAAAAAACTTCCGTTTTTTGGTGTATCTCAACATTAG
- the rplA gene encoding 50S ribosomal protein L1: MKRRSKRYQNLLNKIEKKPVYSLSEAIQKVKESASTKFDETIDLAINLGIDPKRQDQMVRGSVVLPFGTGKTVKVLVLTRGEKEKEAKDAGADYVGLDEYINKIKEGWLDFDVVVATPDVMSEVGKLGKILGTKGLMPSPKTGTVTFDVASAIKSLKAGRIQFKTDKTGNVHTIVGKASFEPEKLEKNILAVISELQKVKPASAKGQYLRTITISATMGPAFKIDTKEVVELARKEV, translated from the coding sequence ATGAAACGGCGTAGTAAACGATATCAGAATCTTCTTAATAAAATTGAAAAGAAACCGGTTTATTCTCTGTCTGAAGCAATTCAAAAAGTGAAGGAATCGGCAAGTACCAAATTTGACGAAACTATTGACTTAGCAATTAATCTTGGAATCGACCCCAAACGCCAGGACCAGATGGTGCGCGGTAGTGTTGTTTTACCTTTTGGTACCGGCAAAACTGTTAAAGTTTTAGTGTTGACTCGAGGTGAAAAAGAGAAAGAAGCCAAAGATGCTGGAGCGGATTATGTCGGTTTAGATGAATATATTAATAAAATTAAAGAAGGTTGGTTAGATTTTGATGTTGTCGTGGCAACGCCGGATGTTATGTCCGAAGTTGGTAAATTAGGTAAGATTTTAGGCACAAAAGGACTAATGCCTTCACCTAAAACTGGAACAGTAACTTTTGATGTTGCCAGCGCAATAAAGAGTCTTAAAGCCGGACGTATCCAATTCAAGACCGACAAAACTGGTAATGTCCATACGATAGTGGGTAAAGCATCTTTTGAACCAGAAAAATTAGAAAAAAATATTCTCGCGGTTATATCAGAATTACAGAAGGTTAAACCAGCATCTGCAAAAGGACAATACTTGCGCACAATAACTATTTCTGCTACAATGGGGCCTGCTTTTAAGATCGATACTAAAGAAGTCGTCGAATTAGCCCGGAAGGAAGTTTAA
- the rpmG gene encoding 50S ribosomal protein L33 — translation MRLLITLSCKECKNRNYTTTKNKKSQERLELNKYCPYCRKHTVHREVK, via the coding sequence ATGCGACTTTTAATTACTCTTTCGTGTAAAGAATGTAAGAATAGAAATTATACGACAACCAAGAATAAAAAGAGTCAAGAGCGACTGGAACTTAATAAGTATTGCCCATATTGCCGAAAACATACAGTGCACCGGGAAGTCAAATAG
- the ribD gene encoding bifunctional diaminohydroxyphosphoribosylaminopyrimidine deaminase/5-amino-6-(5-phosphoribosylamino)uracil reductase RibD has protein sequence MNPQSAQDLFYMQKAIELAEKGRGFVSPNPLVGAVIVKNNKIIGQGYHKKFGDAHAEINAIKNAWESVKGATLYVTLEPCNYWEKKTPPCVPAIIEAGIKEVVIGTYDCNPQVCRKGILELQKAGIKIKVGILKDKIEKQNESYFKFTKTGLPFVILKLGVTLDARIATDAGESKWITSAISRRFDQKLRKDADAILVGIGTILKDNPKLTCRIEPKKRLTRVVLDPDLKTPPDAKVLNGPNPTIIFTIKNQKSNIKYQKYQSKIKNLEIIPIRISAGLLSWDDILQELAQRNIASVLIEGGAKVASSALQKGIVDKIYLIYAPKILGKGITFSDYLRLSGLKSVIRLEKYQIIQLGKDFMVEGYLNGKLKSQQN, from the coding sequence ATGAACCCTCAAAGTGCGCAAGATTTATTTTATATGCAAAAAGCAATCGAACTTGCGGAGAAAGGACGCGGTTTTGTCTCACCCAATCCGTTAGTCGGAGCGGTGATTGTTAAAAATAATAAAATTATTGGTCAAGGCTATCATAAGAAATTTGGCGATGCCCACGCCGAAATTAATGCGATAAAAAATGCTTGGGAATCAGTCAAAGGCGCAACACTTTATGTAACCTTAGAACCGTGTAATTATTGGGAAAAGAAGACTCCGCCTTGCGTGCCCGCAATAATTGAAGCCGGTATAAAAGAAGTGGTGATTGGAACCTATGATTGTAATCCTCAGGTGTGCCGAAAAGGAATACTTGAATTACAAAAAGCCGGAATCAAGATTAAAGTTGGTATCTTAAAAGATAAAATTGAAAAACAGAATGAATCGTATTTTAAGTTTACTAAAACGGGCTTGCCGTTTGTTATCTTAAAACTTGGCGTAACGCTAGATGCCCGCATTGCCACAGATGCCGGAGAATCTAAGTGGATAACATCTGCGATAAGTCGAAGATTTGACCAAAAATTGAGAAAAGATGCGGACGCAATTTTAGTGGGAATTGGCACAATATTAAAAGATAATCCCAAATTAACTTGTCGGATTGAACCGAAAAAAAGACTAACCCGAGTAGTTTTAGACCCAGATTTAAAGACCCCACCAGATGCTAAGGTATTAAATGGACCCAATCCGACGATTATATTTACGATTAAAAATCAAAAATCAAATATCAAATATCAAAAATACCAGTCAAAAATAAAAAATTTAGAGATAATCCCAATTAGAATAAGTGCTGGTTTATTATCCTGGGATGACATTCTACAAGAATTAGCCCAGCGCAATATTGCCTCCGTTCTCATTGAAGGCGGAGCAAAAGTCGCAAGTTCAGCATTACAAAAGGGTATTGTCGATAAAATTTACCTAATATATGCACCGAAAATATTGGGTAAGGGAATTACATTTTCGGATTACTTAAGATTAAGTGGTTTAAAATCAGTAATTCGGCTGGAAAAATATCAAATTATCCAATTAGGAAAAGATTTTATGGTCGAAGGCTACTTAAATGGCAAACTAAAATCTCAGCAGAACTAA
- the rplL gene encoding 50S ribosomal protein L7/L12 — MTTVKKATEKTSVETIIESIESLTVMELANLVAALKEKFGITNIAYAPSAPQATAPTATAEAPVEEAKTDFTVTLVSVGDKKIQVLKELRALTNLGLKEAKDVIDNTPSVIKEGVTKEEAEKIKSKLETVGAKVEIK; from the coding sequence ATGACAACAGTAAAAAAGGCAACAGAAAAGACATCAGTTGAAACAATTATTGAGTCAATTGAATCTTTAACCGTTATGGAATTGGCTAATTTGGTGGCAGCACTTAAGGAAAAATTTGGCATAACCAATATTGCCTATGCACCAAGTGCACCACAAGCAACAGCTCCGACCGCAACCGCGGAAGCACCTGTCGAAGAGGCCAAAACCGATTTTACCGTAACTTTAGTTTCAGTAGGCGATAAGAAAATTCAGGTTCTAAAAGAACTCCGAGCATTGACTAACCTGGGATTAAAGGAAGCCAAAGATGTAATTGATAATACGCCATCTGTAATTAAAGAAGGTGTGACAAAAGAAGAAGCCGAAAAAATTAAATCAAAACTGGAAACAGTCGGAGCAAAAGTTGAAATAAAGTGA
- a CDS encoding radical SAM protein, which yields MQNPVIREVKAKNILNNSKIPKMSYCINPYIGCAHSCLYCYATFMKEYSGHKEEWGEFIDVKINLGEVLLKEVKKKKIGRVCIGSVSDPYQPIENEKRLTRTAIEILKQNNFPFEILTKSALICRDIDLLKDYNNCSVEITITTIDDNIRKIFEPNADSVENRLNCARKLVDAGIETNIFFGPVLPYFSDTESALDKIFDTFCDTGVEQILVDKLNYPKQKIPVILSKIKNFYPEAVIFYQNLILNQKNYETELRQRILDIAKNKKLNVEVIF from the coding sequence GTGCAAAATCCTGTCATCAGAGAAGTTAAAGCCAAAAACATTCTTAATAATTCTAAAATTCCTAAAATGTCCTATTGTATCAACCCTTATATCGGATGTGCGCATAGTTGTCTCTATTGCTATGCAACCTTTATGAAAGAATATTCCGGACATAAAGAGGAGTGGGGCGAATTTATTGATGTTAAAATTAATTTAGGTGAAGTTTTATTAAAAGAAGTAAAAAAGAAAAAAATTGGCCGAGTATGTATTGGAAGTGTATCTGACCCTTATCAACCGATTGAAAACGAAAAACGCTTGACGCGAACGGCGATTGAAATTCTCAAGCAAAATAATTTTCCCTTTGAGATTTTAACGAAATCAGCGCTGATTTGCCGGGATATTGATTTACTTAAAGATTATAATAATTGTTCAGTGGAAATAACGATTACAACTATTGATGATAATATTAGAAAAATCTTTGAACCTAATGCCGATTCCGTAGAAAATCGTCTCAATTGTGCCAGGAAATTAGTCGACGCAGGTATTGAAACGAATATATTCTTTGGTCCGGTGTTACCTTATTTTTCTGACACTGAATCGGCACTGGATAAGATATTTGATACTTTTTGCGATACAGGGGTTGAGCAGATACTGGTTGATAAGTTAAATTATCCCAAACAAAAAATCCCTGTAATTCTATCAAAGATTAAAAATTTTTATCCTGAGGCAGTAATTTTCTATCAAAATTTAATTCTTAATCAAAAAAACTATGAAACTGAGTTAAGACAACGCATCTTGGATATTGCGAAAAATAAGAAACTTAATGTTGAGGTAATATTTTGA
- a CDS encoding DUF72 domain-containing protein, whose amino-acid sequence MKIYIGTSGWFYPWNLDRSLDWYVANSKLNSIELNASFYRFPFPNQINSWTKKGKNLRWSIKVNRRISHLFKFKKDSYPVWQAFYSLFSPMQELIDFYLFQLPPSFTPDDKHILAEFIKFSNLKDKFALEVRNLNWFTDKEINWAMKLNITWVSIDAPKFPNAIYQTSDKVYLRMHGRTDWYQYNYSQKELEEIGQRIKILKPKAVYIYFNNDQDMLANAKLMWHIMND is encoded by the coding sequence ATGAAAATTTATATTGGCACTTCAGGTTGGTTTTACCCCTGGAATTTAGATCGAAGTTTGGATTGGTATGTTGCCAACTCAAAATTAAATTCAATCGAATTAAACGCCTCCTTCTATCGTTTCCCCTTTCCCAACCAAATAAACTCTTGGACAAAAAAAGGAAAAAACTTAAGATGGTCAATCAAAGTTAATCGTCGAATCTCTCATCTTTTTAAATTTAAAAAAGACAGTTATCCAGTTTGGCAAGCATTTTATAGTCTTTTTTCGCCCATGCAGGAGTTGATTGATTTCTATCTATTTCAACTCCCACCATCGTTCACACCTGACGATAAACATATATTAGCCGAGTTTATAAAGTTTAGCAATCTCAAAGATAAATTTGCTTTAGAAGTAAGAAATCTAAACTGGTTTACTGATAAAGAAATTAATTGGGCAATGAAACTAAATATTACCTGGGTCTCAATTGATGCGCCCAAATTCCCTAACGCAATTTATCAAACATCAGATAAAGTTTATTTGAGAATGCACGGACGGACCGACTGGTATCAATACAATTATTCCCAAAAGGAACTTGAAGAAATAGGTCAACGCATCAAGATATTAAAACCGAAAGCAGTTTACATCTATTTCAATAATGACCAGGATATGTTAGCCAATGCCAAACTAATGTGGCATATAATGAATGACTAA
- the tuf gene encoding elongation factor Tu: protein MAKAKFERKKPHVNVGTIGHVDHGKTVLTSAITKVLSQKGLAEYKSYDEVAKASISQGRRDETKILTIAVSHVEYESEKRHYAHIDCPGHADYIKNMITGAAQMDGAILVVSAADGPMPQTKEHVLLARQVNVPAIVVYINKVDLVSDPELIDLVELEIREILNKYEFPGDKTPVIRGSALKALKCACGTCPDCNSILELVKALDEFIPEPVREVDKPFLMPIEDIFSITGRGTVVTGKVERGRIKPGTEVEIIGFDKYHKTVATSVEMFRKILDEGIAGDNIGILLRGIEKDEVMRGMVVAAPGSIKPHKKFTGQVYVLTKEEGGRHSPFFAGYRPQFYIRTTDVTGTVKLPEGVEMVMPGDNVNLEVELITSIALEAGSRFAIREGGRTVGAGVVTKVIE, encoded by the coding sequence ATGGCAAAAGCAAAGTTTGAAAGAAAAAAGCCTCATGTTAATGTTGGTACAATTGGACATGTTGACCATGGTAAAACGGTTTTGACATCTGCGATTACTAAAGTGCTATCCCAAAAGGGATTAGCTGAATATAAAAGTTATGATGAAGTCGCAAAAGCGAGTATTTCTCAAGGACGTCGGGATGAGACGAAGATTTTGACAATTGCTGTATCCCATGTTGAATATGAAAGCGAAAAACGACATTATGCTCATATTGATTGCCCTGGGCATGCTGATTATATTAAAAATATGATTACCGGGGCGGCTCAAATGGACGGAGCAATTCTGGTTGTCTCCGCAGCAGACGGTCCGATGCCTCAAACTAAAGAACATGTGCTATTAGCCCGACAGGTAAATGTTCCGGCAATTGTGGTATATATCAATAAAGTTGACTTGGTTTCCGACCCAGAATTAATTGATCTGGTAGAATTAGAAATTCGGGAAATTTTAAATAAATACGAATTTCCCGGCGATAAAACACCGGTTATTCGTGGTAGTGCCTTGAAGGCTCTTAAATGTGCATGTGGAACTTGTCCAGATTGTAATTCAATTCTCGAATTGGTTAAAGCGCTTGATGAATTTATTCCTGAGCCGGTGCGCGAAGTTGATAAACCATTCTTAATGCCAATCGAAGATATTTTCTCTATTACAGGTAGAGGCACAGTGGTTACCGGTAAAGTTGAACGCGGAAGAATTAAGCCAGGTACTGAAGTTGAAATTATTGGTTTTGACAAATATCATAAGACCGTGGCCACATCAGTAGAAATGTTCCGTAAGATTTTAGATGAAGGTATTGCAGGTGATAATATCGGAATTCTCCTACGAGGTATCGAAAAGGACGAAGTAATGCGGGGAATGGTAGTTGCAGCACCGGGTTCAATTAAACCGCATAAAAAGTTTACAGGACAAGTTTATGTTTTAACGAAAGAAGAAGGTGGACGACATTCACCCTTCTTTGCCGGTTATCGACCACAATTTTATATCCGAACCACAGATGTCACTGGAACCGTCAAATTACCTGAAGGTGTTGAAATGGTAATGCCGGGTGATAATGTTAATCTCGAAGTCGAGTTAATTACCAGCATTGCCCTGGAAGCCGGTTCACGATTTGCAATTAGGGAAGGCGGCAGAACAGTTGGTGCTGGTGTTGTGACCAAGGTTATCGAATAA
- the nusG gene encoding transcription termination/antitermination protein NusG produces the protein MKFFVVHTVTGQEKKVKAMIEKAIETQNLKDQFGKIIVPVEHITRFKKGKSMPEEEERKLYPGYIIVEMEPSEETFKLVNSIPGVTHLLGTKTKPTPLDEKEVDEILQQLESGVKKIRQEIPFSKGEMVKVINGPFTGFSGSVEEIFPDRRRIKVIVTIFGRPTPIDLDFFEVQAI, from the coding sequence ATGAAGTTTTTCGTTGTTCATACTGTTACCGGTCAAGAGAAAAAAGTGAAAGCAATGATTGAAAAAGCGATTGAGACCCAAAATCTAAAAGACCAATTTGGTAAAATCATTGTGCCGGTTGAACATATTACCCGATTTAAGAAAGGTAAATCGATGCCTGAAGAAGAAGAACGGAAGTTATATCCTGGCTATATTATTGTTGAAATGGAACCATCTGAAGAGACTTTCAAGTTGGTAAATTCGATTCCGGGTGTAACCCATCTTTTAGGGACAAAGACAAAACCTACACCTTTAGACGAAAAAGAAGTTGATGAAATTCTACAGCAACTTGAAAGCGGTGTTAAGAAGATTCGACAAGAAATTCCATTTAGCAAAGGCGAAATGGTTAAGGTTATCAATGGTCCTTTTACCGGATTTTCCGGAAGTGTCGAAGAAATTTTCCCTGACCGGCGCCGGATTAAAGTCATTGTTACGATTTTTGGAAGACCAACGCCAATTGATTTAGATTTTTTTGAAGTGCAAGCAATATGA
- a CDS encoding riboflavin synthase — protein MFTGIIEYLGKVISVRTQTNNRIFTISAPFSSELKASDSIAVNGCCLTVIDTQKDMFQVEAVAETLKMTNLSLIKIGDYVNLERARRLSDRLEGHIVQGHIDEKARITNIRKMPGLVTIEIQTSKSGSKNIVEKGSVAVDGISLTVANIKGQKVGINIIPYTYDHTNLKYKRISDWVNIEFDIIGKYVKQHLQSLRTKV, from the coding sequence ATGTTTACAGGCATTATTGAATATTTAGGCAAAGTAATAAGTGTTCGAACACAAACCAATAATCGAATTTTTACAATCTCAGCACCATTTAGTTCCGAATTAAAAGCATCTGATAGCATTGCGGTTAATGGATGTTGCCTGACGGTTATCGATACCCAAAAAGATATGTTTCAAGTAGAAGCAGTTGCCGAGACTTTGAAAATGACTAATCTATCTTTAATTAAAATTGGTGATTATGTTAATTTAGAGCGAGCCAGAAGATTGTCGGACCGATTAGAAGGACACATTGTCCAAGGGCATATTGATGAAAAGGCACGAATTACTAATATTCGTAAAATGCCAGGATTGGTGACAATCGAAATTCAAACCTCAAAATCTGGAAGTAAAAATATTGTTGAAAAAGGTTCAGTGGCGGTCGACGGGATTAGCCTGACCGTTGCTAACATTAAAGGTCAAAAAGTGGGGATTAATATCATTCCGTATACTTATGACCACACAAACTTAAAATATAAAAGAATCAGTGATTGGGTTAATATTGAATTTGACATTATCGGTAAATATGTTAAACAACATCTTCAGTCTCTAAGGACCAAAGTCTAA